Below is a genomic region from Medicago truncatula cultivar Jemalong A17 chromosome 3, MtrunA17r5.0-ANR, whole genome shotgun sequence.
atgttaacgagtgctcctAGGGCATGGGTTAAACACCAAATaaagtaagtttttattaaaaaagtaatgtaatgattacttaataaaaaatgacattttatatttctaagacAGAAAATTCTATTTATAGGTTGGAGAATATAGTATGATAGGATTCAAATTGTGATTCCTCCatttattaatgtttttaataGTTATTGtcatttactattttaaaatgaatttgtaTGAATCccgtaaaaatatatttatatgaatcaaaattttgattatcACTTGGGGCAAGATCTATAGGAATCTTTCCACTTACTGAGAGCGTTGCTCTGTTAAGACAACATAATCACCTGACACTGAATCCAGGTGCGTCCCTCAAGGGATGAGGAGTTCTTCTTGCATGCCCCCCTCTTGGCTCTTTGTGTTGTGCAACCAACCAAACTGTTCCTCTAAGTGTTCACACCAAGGGTGGTCAATGTCTTAGACATTGTGATCATGATCCGTGACCCAAATCATATAGCCGATAACAAtattcctatcattttaataCCCCCACCCCACTTGGGTGATAGGCTTGCGTGACCAAGCCCGGTGATTTTCATCTTCTTACTACTGGTATTTAAACAATGACACGCTTTCTTAAAAAAGCGATGTGGGACTTGCTTTCctttcattttaatattgattTAAAATAGCGATGAGAGGAGGAACTATATTGATATgaataaatagtcaatttctcctatgaaattgtaagttttatcAATTACCTCcttgaaattaataaaacttcaattacccccatgaaatttcacaacgttagtcaatttaccccctccgtcaaatttttctgttagtgaacatgatgttttgcaaatacccccctgaagttttgcacttatgtgcaaaatgtcccccaaacttaaagatttatattatttttttcttaaaaacaaacaattaatagttaaatattaaagctaactattaattttggagtttggaaaaactacatacatatatacatcaaaatagggaaaaatgtgtatttttaaagtgacaataatgattatttctaatagacaaattattatttttagaggtttataaacaaattaataatcaaatttaaatttatattttcttcttcaccatcttagtcttttaactcctccaactccttcaacaatttgctcaaactatttaaactacacaacccccaatattaatccacaaatcatctcattattatcactttaaaaaatacatattttcccccattttggagcctattttgatgtatttatgcacgtagttttcccaaattcaaaaaataatagttagttttaatatttaactattaattgtttattttttaaaaaaaataatataaatttttaagtttgaggggcattttgcacataagtgcaaaacttcagggagtatttgcaaaacgtcatatTCACTAACAGagaaatttgacggaggggtaaattgactaactttgtgaaatttcagagggtaattaaagttttgttaatttcaaaaggtaattgatgaaacttacagggaaaattgactatttacttgACATCATTGTTTCTCAAAGAAGCAGCAGCTACATCATTCTTCTCATTCTCAATTCCGATTTCTTcacaatcatcagcttcctctaACAAGCTCTTCGTTGGAGGATAATCATGGTATGTGAATGAAAAATCCCTCAAAGATGTTTTCTCTTCGGACACGTCACTCAAGGTGTTTCTCATTTCATGCTTTCTACATGTTTGACGTTATGCCTAACTCACTTCTTATATTTGTATGTACACTTTTCATTAAAATCGTGTCCACCTTCGGTGTCAACATCTACACCACAAACACATGTTGttacattcaattttgttaTTTCCTAAAATAATATCAGGTATCGACATGTTAGTACCGGGTCTATATTTTTGTGTCTGTTCTCTTCATAgcttcttttgttaaaaaaaaaaaaaaacaaattcctACTGTAGTTAGATGTTTATAAGTTACTATAACAAGttagtttaagttttttttttttgttataaatttatttcaagtttttgtttgttacaaattgaTAGTATTTACATTGTTACTCATTTTTTTCAGCCAACTTCTTTAAAAATTACTTATAGACCATTTAACATTGAGTTGGTAGGTCCAATAGTACTTATTTCATCAAACATGATTATTACTCACATTTTCATCTTGTTTTTGAATTCAAACTTAATTTTACGGATAAATATTTcttcaacaatattataaatcaagtaATCGATCAATTAAGACTGAATAATACATCTATGAACTCTTGAGAGTGTTGAATTTGGACATACCTACTTAACATTAAATGTCCAAATAAACACTTTTTAACAGAGTTTGATGAAAATAGGATCATGGTGCATATATTTTCTAACTTAAATGatcaatttgtaaaaaaaaaacttaatactCACTTGTTATAAACATCTATCTTAAAGGACTCAGGATGATATTTGGCCATAACAAAATTACAAGTAGTTTTGTTAGTTATGTTTTATTCAATTATTGGCTCAACCATATGGCCTAATTAATGGggtctttttttttagttgctGCAGTGAGGATAGTGCATGTTAAAGATAGTGGCAGGGTTGGAGGCTTTGGATTTGTTATCTTTTCAAATGAAGATGATGCAAAATCTGCAAAAGATGCAATGGACAGAAAGGTTAGACATTaatagtatattttattttattattgccTATGGAAGTTTGTTCCTTTTGATAATGGTGCTGTTTTCTTTGCAGGCACTGTTAGATAGACCATTGAGGATAAATGTTGAACTCAAGAGCCCGTGGTGTATCTGTTGTAGTTCCTCGATTTTCAGATAACGAACACTTTACTAGGGTCAGGCACTAAATTGAATTTGGTTGACGAAATTTATGTATGTCTTCGAATCAGATCAAATTTGTGTATTGACTATCATGATTTTGAATTAGTAGAAAATGAAATCTAGCTAGCATGTTGTTGAATCATTTTTTACATGATAGTAGTTATGCGGACATTTCATTGTGTGGATCAATGAGAAATTATCGACACAAATCGTGCTTGAAACTATGATGTTAAGTTTAGAGTATCAACCTTTAGCTTTTCAGTCCGAGCAAATAATTAatgatcataaaaaaatagttgaatgTAGTGTGTATGCTTCATTAGCCTAAAAATCACTAGTTTTCCCCTATAATTTCATAGTTCTTTTAGACTAAATTTTGACTCATTGAAGTAAAAGTTGACCTGTAGAACTATGCTGTTGCTGGGATAAATATTGTTTTGGTTAGTGAGATATGTAAGAAAGAGAAGGGAAAGTAACGGAATATGATGAGTAATATGTTAGAATATGCAAATAAGCAATGATGTGTTTGTGCTAACAATAgttttcatgtttgatttgagCTTGTGGAATTCTGAAACCTTTATTGAAAAGTCTTATAATAACAGATTTAAAAATATCTGCTTCAAGAGATCCGGAGTTAACTAGAGCAACCTGCTATTTATTATGGAAGACAGATTTGAATGGAGCTAGTTACTACTGGAGTCTTTGTTATTATATTTTCCAATCTGAAATTTGGTCAAAAGTTTTCTCCATCACATCAGATGGATCCCGATTTACTGAAGAGGATTGAATCTTAGACAGTATAACCAAAACTTCAGAAACGTTTGGACGCAAATTGTGGTAATTGGCAACACAGCGTTTGGCAATCTCTGCCATGGAATATCCCATATTCAATGGGTATTCACCCCTCAAAGTTGGATCCATGAAAGCATGAAGTTTCTCCCTCACATTATCGCCTTCAAGTACTTCACTCACGACAGCTGATAGCCGCTTCTCTCCTCCATTTTTGTCACCAACAATTGCTTCTCTTCCCGAAAGAAGCTCCAACATCACAACACCAAAAGCAAAAACATCCATCTTTGGACTAACCAAACCGTTCTCGATATACTCAGGTGGCATGTAACCATGAGTGCCAACAACATGCCTTGTAAATTGGAACCCCTCTTCACCAAAATCGTAATCATCTACCACTCTTGCTAATCCAAAGTTACAAAGTTTACCTCTAAAATTTCCATCCAAAAGCACATTGTCACTTTTCAAATTCTTGTGGATATGTGGAGGGTTGACATAGTTGTGAAGGTAATTCAAAGCATCCGCCACATCCTGAGCAATCTGAACTCTTTGCTTCCAAGTCAGAGCCACAGAGTTTATGCACTTGCTAAAGTGAATCCAATCATCAAGAGAACCATTTTCGGCAAACTCATAAACAAGATATGTGCTTCCTTTGTGTACACTGAGCCCAGAGATCCTTGTTATGTTGGCATGGTTGATTCTCCTTAGAATATTGATCTCCACAGAGACATCGCCTTTGAGAACCTTAACTGCAGCATCATCACCCTTCAAGCTTGCTCGGTAAGCTGAAGAACCCCTTATCCTGTTAGCTTCACTGAAAAAGCTCGTTGCTTTATGCAGCTCCTCAAATTCATACACTGTCAAAGACTCAAAAGCATAACGAAGCCCTTCGGAACACAGAGAAAAGGAGGGGTTGGTTATACTTGTGTTGGTATTTGAGACTTCCTCAGTGGTGGTTTTGGTAGCTGCagaagacaatttttttttgttcttatgcTGCTGACAAAAGCAGAATAACAACACAAAAAAGATAAGAAGCAGGAATGCAGCTCCAACAGCAATTCCAACAACCACCCATTTCTTAGAAGAGCTTGAATCTTTATTCCTAGCTAGATTTTCCACATGAGGTTTTGACAGTGGTGTTGATGGTGGCGGTAGTGTCCTTTGTATCTTGGTAGGTGGCTTGTCTTTTAGAGGCACCATCAATGGAGTGAAGTAGAAGATAACTTGATCCTCAATAAGCTTGTTTGCATCCAAGACGCTCTGTGAATCAACCCCAAAAATCTCAGCAATAAGTTCAGGATATTCTCCTTCGGAGACCAGGTATGTAAGAATATACTTGAATCCATTTTCAATTTGCTTGGAGGTAGGACAAGCACACCTGAGTGGAACATGCATATTGAGCCCTGCAGTGAGGTTTGTGAGTCCATATATATTCTGAGCATCAAGAGCCTGACATGTTGTGAGTGACTCATAGGTGTTATTGGCAAGAGTGAAGTAGTTTTCATCCTCAGTCTTCAATGTGTATGAGGAATTATGCTGGTAGTAGTGACCGGAGCAATAACAGTTAACTGGTACAGTAATCATGGTGTCCGTCGGAATAGGATCAACATATGAGATGTTGTTGGCATTGGCAATTAGAGGGACTGTTGAGTTCAAGAGATAAGCTATGGTGGCTGGAGTGTTGTAATGAGGAGGGCTTGATTTGAAGGTGAGGTAAGATTGACAGGAGTTGATGCTGTTGCAGATATTACCATATGTAGATTTGGAAGGGTCATCACAATCTAGTTGATGGTTGTCTAGATATTCTTGCTGAGATTTTGTTTGTGGGATGTGGAAATTAAGCAATAAGATTAGAGTAAGTATGGTAGCACTGAATAATGTAACCATGATTCTCATTGAAGTTGAGGTAAAACTATGGTTGGTATGTGCTTTGATACTGAGAAGTGCCCCTTTCATTACGTTTGTGtaccttttttttgtttcttctccCAACCCGTCAAGCACGTTTGCTAGACATAGCATTGTGGTCCAATGTGATATACTCCTATTTCTATCCCATAATAATTGTCATATTTGTAAAAGAAGAAGATTGTCCCAAAAAATTGTCACTTttgtttatttgatattttttaattgtaccTTTAAATTAATACAATTTACACCACTCCTAAGTTATTACTCTTTACATTTTTTGTGATGAGAACACGCCAATAATTTATATGGATAAATTAGTAAAATGACTATTCTCTTTTATTCATTATcttcattttaatataagtgAAATAATCAAATGCAACAAATATTGTGGGATGGAGTATATGCAAccgttgttttttgttttgcacATATTTTTTTCACAGATGTAATACTATTCGTGATACAATTGAACCACACACTAAATATGGTAGTTTTGCATTTCAGAAGTGCTTGCACCACACACTAAATATGAATGTGGCTATCATTAATTAGTAGTTGATGGAGGCTTATCCAATCCAGTGCTTATGACAAATGGGGGCTTAAATTTTGCTCCACAAATCAATAACCTCAATGGTGAATCCCAATGGGGTCGCTATATCGCACAGTTGGAAGCACCATCAAAGGCATCCCATGTTTTGGGCATTGAGTGATTTTGACGTTAATATTGAATTTGGTGATTTGGAATATTTGAGTCATAAGAAATGACTAATGTTTTGTGATTGTGGAGAATCAGAATGGTTCTTGGGTAGGTAAAAGGATGGTCTCCGAGAGTTAATAGATGAACCGATAAGGGTGTGGTTTCGGATTCGATTATCACCTTCCGTAAATACTCACAAGTTAATGATAATTAATATACTGACATTGATTGTTTAGAAAGAGCGGTCTCCGCTTGTTCTCTACTAATGATGATGTATTAGGCCTTTGAAATTGTAATTTGTTAGTAGCTTTGTTATGTTTGATGAATTGCCTTCTTTCTTTTTCGTTGGTCCACACTTGTACATGGAGTAGTAATTATGTCTTGGAGTCTTCAGTGATGACAATTAAGGTTGGTGGTAGGGTTAGGAATAGGCCAGGTCGACCTACAGGGGTCTACGGCCTGACCTGTTTTGGCTTAGCCTGGCCTGAACTGTTTAGTAGATAGaactaggcttaggctttttggAAAgtctgtttagttaaataggtcaagcttaggcttcaaaaaaAGATGTTAAgtctaataggccggcctattaatacttatttattattttttttatattaaaataattgcatatatttaaaatataaacatctttttctctatctattagtcccttaataggctttgttgctataggcttttatgtaggctttaatctagttgaaatttacttgtagtgaaataggcttttaagtaggctataagacatgtttaacctatttagtaggccaaatgaactatttgatgaccTTAATGTGAAGTAGGTCTGTAAGTAGACTTTCAGACCAGTCgaggcttttaaataggccaggtCAGACCTAGAAAAACGGACACTTATGATTGGGGTTTCAAGCAATTATCTATCGATCTATCTATAATAGAAACGAACACTTAGTTGATTTTTTCTATTACAAATAAAGATGTACAAAATCAGTGTACAAAAATAGGAAGATCTTTATTTGACATTGTTATAATGAAATAGATGGATACACAAGAAAAGGAGTTGAAGAATTGAAGTTTGGGAAATTTCGCACAAACGATTGAGTGTTGATTTTAATAGTGTCCTATAAATTGGATGCTGATGAATAGTGTTGATTTGAATGGAAGTGTGTGAGCaagaaacaatttttataaatgtaaACGACTGGTATAATTTAAGCATTTATCAAACCACATGCAGACtcgtttggattagcttattttagagcttatataaaacagtttatgcaaataaataaacttttatgtattatttataagtttgttaAGGTATTTTACGAAAAGATATGATTTTCGttaataaaaacttataaattaaaataaaaacttatttatttgcataaattatttttcataagctcaatccaaacggAAAAGTAGAGCTAAAAGTCtaagaaataatattttatagcaacaataaaacaaaagttgtcattttataaggactaaaaatatatagttaacatattttcaatatatataatatcaagaaataatttatgaaattttgtaaattaCGAAAGTTGTTGTAACAATTCTCTCGcacattttaatataaatagtttcagtaaatcatccataaaattagcttttgtttttaaaagatATTACCAATATATAACCCACTACGTTGCAAAGttaattttggtttgaattgtgTAACAATATACATGTCATATATTTTGCAGCAACACTATGATGTTTCACACTAACACACATACATTCCAagataaataaagaaaacaaaaattcttaattaattaataacttATTAAGAATTCAAAGTGCACTAAGCtaaattaaaaccaacaaaaacTAAGAACAAAACATTTTCATGATCCACCGGTGACACTTCCATTAAAGATTTCAATGGTGTCACCTTGACAAACATGGTGCCATCGAAAAGATTTCTCATCATCCATAACATTTTGcttaaagatgaaaaaataaCCTTCTTGTGGAAGATGAAATTGAAGCCTTTGATTCATCTTTTGAAGCTCTTTCCTCAATTCTCCAACATTAT
It encodes:
- the LOC11429042 gene encoding protein LYK5, with the translated sequence MLCLANVLDGLGEETKKRYTNVMKGALLSIKAHTNHSFTSTSMRIMVTLFSATILTLILLLNFHIPQTKSQQEYLDNHQLDCDDPSKSTYGNICNSINSCQSYLTFKSSPPHYNTPATIAYLLNSTVPLIANANNISYVDPIPTDTMITVPVNCYCSGHYYQHNSSYTLKTEDENYFTLANNTYESLTTCQALDAQNIYGLTNLTAGLNMHVPLRCACPTSKQIENGFKYILTYLVSEGEYPELIAEIFGVDSQSVLDANKLIEDQVIFYFTPLMVPLKDKPPTKIQRTLPPPSTPLSKPHVENLARNKDSSSSKKWVVVGIAVGAAFLLLIFFVLLFCFCQQHKNKKKLSSAATKTTTEEVSNTNTSITNPSFSLCSEGLRYAFESLTVYEFEELHKATSFFSEANRIRGSSAYRASLKGDDAAVKVLKGDVSVEINILRRINHANITRISGLSVHKGSTYLVYEFAENGSLDDWIHFSKCINSVALTWKQRVQIAQDVADALNYLHNYVNPPHIHKNLKSDNVLLDGNFRGKLCNFGLARVVDDYDFGEEGFQFTRHVVGTHGYMPPEYIENGLVSPKMDVFAFGVVMLELLSGREAIVGDKNGGEKRLSAVVSEVLEGDNVREKLHAFMDPTLRGEYPLNMGYSMAEIAKRCVANYHNLRPNVSEVLVILSKIQSSSVNRDPSDVMEKTFDQISDWKI